A single region of the Thermotoga profunda AZM34c06 genome encodes:
- a CDS encoding ABC transporter permease: protein MKRNFADQMTNFMLKYGVITALVVLIVFFSLTTRSFFSLDNFFDILRAVSILTIVAIGVTFSVVVNGMDVSVGAVTGFAVIFSTALMVIWQIPWYIAIVGALLVGAGIGLLNSFLILKLRIPDLLATLGTLYLAQGLQMWITKGDAVYRGMTNPWDPMRQVTKGFIPKEFLVIGQGFLFKTENFRGIPVPVIIMLCVVLVTWFFLEFTRFGRAFYAVGGNIEAARLAGIPVKKYRTAAYVISALLATLAGLVLASRIGSGAVKAGDPYLLDAVASTYFGFAVLGVRRPNVWGTFLGAVFVGVMLNGLTMLNTPWYIQDFVKGLVLVSALGISFAIRKESR, encoded by the coding sequence GTGAAAAGGAATTTCGCAGATCAAATGACCAACTTCATGCTGAAATACGGAGTGATAACTGCTCTGGTTGTACTAATAGTCTTTTTTTCATTGACTACGAGATCTTTTTTCAGTTTAGACAACTTTTTCGACATCCTTAGAGCTGTCTCTATTTTGACTATTGTGGCGATTGGTGTGACTTTTTCGGTTGTTGTAAATGGTATGGATGTATCTGTTGGTGCCGTGACAGGATTTGCAGTGATATTTTCTACAGCCTTAATGGTTATTTGGCAAATTCCTTGGTATATTGCAATAGTCGGTGCTCTGTTGGTTGGAGCTGGTATCGGATTGCTCAATTCTTTCTTGATACTGAAACTTCGGATACCTGATTTGCTGGCTACACTTGGGACACTTTATCTCGCTCAAGGTTTGCAAATGTGGATCACAAAGGGTGATGCTGTATATAGAGGAATGACAAATCCATGGGATCCGATGCGCCAAGTAACAAAGGGATTCATACCAAAAGAATTCTTGGTGATTGGACAAGGTTTTTTGTTCAAAACCGAGAATTTTCGCGGTATACCTGTACCGGTCATCATAATGCTCTGCGTAGTATTGGTAACTTGGTTCTTTCTTGAATTTACAAGATTTGGCAGGGCTTTCTATGCAGTTGGTGGAAACATCGAGGCTGCAAGGTTAGCAGGTATACCAGTGAAAAAATATAGAACAGCTGCTTACGTAATAAGCGCTTTACTTGCAACCCTTGCGGGCCTTGTACTCGCTTCACGCATAGGTTCAGGTGCAGTTAAAGCAGGAGATCCTTACCTTTTGGATGCGGTTGCGTCGACATATTTTGGTTTTGCAGTGCTTGGTGTGAGAAGACCAAACGTATGGGGGACATTTCTGGGTGCAGTTTTTGTTGGGGTGATGTTGAATGGTCTTACCATGCTCAACACACCTTGGTACATACAGGATTTTGTCAAAGGGCTTGTTCTGGTTTCAGCTCTGGGAATCAGTTTTGCCATACGCAAAGAATCGCGTTAA
- a CDS encoding sugar ABC transporter ATP-binding protein: protein MTVLKARNLSKKFPGVLALDNVDIEIKSGKVHALVGANGAGKSTLVKILTGYYDNYDGVVMIDDQQITLKAPFDAFHNAIEVVHQEVDTQLVSNLTVAENLYLENFATGEFGTVISTKDLRGRAEKDLNDIGFPMSTSAKVENLSLHEKQQLVIARALLHKVKFLILDEPTSSLSLIEAEKLFDLVKRLKQRNVGILYISQRLDEIQIVADEITVLRNGRKAAYFDHVPPLSKIVEAMLDSPQEDLFPKKDTRQLGQEILRVEDLKWRNRVNGVSFGVRKGEILAITGLTGAGKTETLKLIFGALRADQGRIFVDGKQIRINSPVDGIANGIYLVPEERRKEGLILDKSARENITVPFLKDFCGFMGKVLKKSECNHAKNLAEKVRLVPFDIERQAQYFSGGNQQKIVVSRWLGGKPKVLLLDEPTQGVDVGAKREIYQLIVQIAKESAVILATSEINEAVGIADRILVMRDGKVVAELNSENADSKAIMSYAAGVKQ from the coding sequence ATGACAGTACTCAAGGCAAGAAATTTGAGCAAGAAATTTCCCGGTGTTTTAGCCCTTGATAATGTCGATATAGAAATAAAATCAGGTAAGGTACATGCACTTGTGGGGGCAAACGGTGCAGGTAAAAGTACGTTGGTCAAGATATTAACTGGATATTATGACAATTACGATGGCGTTGTAATGATAGATGATCAACAAATCACTTTAAAAGCACCATTTGATGCATTTCATAATGCAATTGAAGTAGTTCATCAAGAAGTCGATACTCAGTTGGTCTCGAATCTCACCGTTGCTGAGAACCTTTATTTAGAAAATTTTGCTACAGGTGAGTTTGGCACAGTTATTTCCACAAAAGACCTGAGAGGGCGCGCAGAAAAAGATCTAAATGATATTGGTTTTCCCATGTCAACTTCTGCCAAGGTTGAGAACCTGTCTCTACACGAAAAGCAACAACTTGTGATAGCAAGAGCTTTACTGCACAAAGTCAAATTTCTCATACTCGATGAACCTACGTCTTCACTGAGTTTGATAGAGGCTGAAAAACTCTTTGATCTTGTAAAAAGGTTAAAACAACGCAATGTTGGAATTTTGTATATAAGTCAGCGATTGGACGAGATTCAGATCGTGGCAGATGAAATTACTGTTCTCAGAAATGGGAGAAAGGCAGCATATTTTGATCATGTACCTCCTCTTTCAAAGATAGTCGAGGCGATGCTTGATTCACCTCAGGAGGATCTTTTCCCCAAAAAAGATACAAGACAACTTGGACAAGAAATTTTGAGAGTGGAAGATTTAAAGTGGCGTAACAGAGTAAACGGAGTGAGTTTTGGTGTCAGAAAGGGTGAAATATTGGCAATAACAGGCCTTACAGGTGCTGGAAAAACAGAAACGCTGAAGTTGATCTTTGGTGCTTTGCGTGCCGATCAAGGGAGAATTTTCGTAGATGGAAAACAAATAAGAATAAACAGTCCAGTTGATGGAATAGCAAATGGCATATATCTTGTGCCAGAAGAAAGAAGAAAAGAAGGATTGATCCTCGACAAATCTGCAAGAGAGAATATAACTGTGCCCTTCTTAAAAGATTTCTGTGGTTTTATGGGTAAGGTACTCAAAAAAAGTGAATGTAACCACGCCAAAAATTTAGCCGAAAAGGTTCGATTAGTGCCTTTCGATATTGAACGTCAAGCACAGTATTTTTCTGGTGGAAACCAGCAGAAGATAGTTGTCAGCAGATGGCTTGGAGGTAAACCAAAGGTACTTTTGCTTGATGAGCCCACTCAAGGTGTTGATGTCGGAGCAAAAAGAGAGATATATCAATTGATCGTTCAGATTGCGAAAGAATCTGCTGTAATCCTTGCCACCAGTGAGATAAATGAAGCCGTCGGAATAGCCGACAGAATATTGGTCATGAGAGATGGTAAGGTTGTGGCTGAGCTGAATTCTGAAAATGCAGATTCAAAGGCGATAATGAGTTATGCAGCGGGGGTGAAACAGTGA
- a CDS encoding sugar ABC transporter substrate-binding protein, whose amino-acid sequence MRSLKVLVFLLSILMVLSIFAQTQLPKKFENPKNVRIALVREVGEGSFFERYLAGAQSMARELGITLLEATAHGDMARMVTMVENFIAQKVDAIIIDHGRPDPLMPKIQEALDRGIKVVTFDLVVDDDRVPEIEQDDLLIGYLISKQLAVDFAGKANVIYVNVGGFAPLDKRDRMWQIIKWRFPGIKEVAKIGAVTGSTAADTQTRMEAAMKEKPEANAVLAMWDEFAKGAVRAIMQAGKSNQFKVYSVDVTTEDIQMMIQQNSPWVATVGTDSYAVGRLAVRAAAALVGGEKLPKYLLVEPQLITRQFLVDNNITNMDELVKALPGLGESNLVWPDWIKALVERNKK is encoded by the coding sequence ATGAGAAGTCTTAAGGTATTAGTATTTCTCCTGAGTATTCTCATGGTTCTCTCGATCTTTGCACAGACTCAACTTCCGAAAAAATTTGAAAATCCCAAGAATGTGCGAATAGCTCTGGTAAGAGAGGTAGGAGAGGGTAGCTTCTTTGAACGTTACCTTGCAGGTGCCCAATCAATGGCAAGAGAACTTGGTATAACACTCTTAGAGGCAACCGCTCATGGAGATATGGCGAGAATGGTCACCATGGTCGAGAACTTCATTGCACAAAAGGTTGATGCGATCATAATTGATCATGGAAGACCTGATCCACTGATGCCCAAAATCCAAGAGGCTTTGGACAGAGGAATCAAAGTGGTAACTTTTGATCTGGTCGTTGACGACGACAGAGTACCTGAGATTGAACAAGACGATCTATTGATTGGTTATCTCATCAGTAAGCAGTTGGCAGTGGATTTTGCAGGGAAAGCCAATGTCATCTATGTCAATGTAGGAGGATTTGCACCGCTGGATAAAAGAGACAGAATGTGGCAGATAATCAAATGGCGCTTCCCTGGAATAAAAGAAGTTGCCAAGATAGGTGCAGTTACAGGATCAACGGCAGCCGACACTCAAACAAGAATGGAAGCCGCGATGAAAGAAAAACCCGAAGCAAACGCGGTACTTGCCATGTGGGATGAGTTTGCAAAAGGCGCAGTGAGAGCGATAATGCAGGCAGGAAAGAGCAATCAGTTCAAGGTTTATTCGGTTGATGTCACCACCGAAGATATTCAGATGATGATTCAACAAAATAGCCCATGGGTTGCAACTGTTGGAACAGATTCTTATGCAGTTGGTCGACTTGCCGTAAGAGCTGCAGCAGCTCTTGTCGGTGGTGAAAAATTGCCTAAATATTTGTTGGTTGAACCACAGCTGATTACAAGACAGTTCCTTGTTGACAACAATATAACTAACATGGATGAACTTGTAAAAGCATTACCAGGTCTCGGTGAAAGCAATTTAGTGTGGCCCGATTGGATAAAGGCTTTGGTTGAAAGGAACAAAAAATAA
- a CDS encoding DUF5317 domain-containing protein, whose translation MSIIFKRRIYHLDKVHIKMVYLFVVPFIIQMLPFNHRGFLMSISYGLLFLILFFNRDLMGFKLMAIGSVMNALVILLNNGKMPAYEPFAKILNLNLTIKHVFVQVFNMKLLLGDWIPIILPWGRKFLISPGDIFIYIGVFVFFLTITEKRSPTVKLSRITDQ comes from the coding sequence TTGTCGATCATCTTTAAAAGAAGAATTTATCATCTTGACAAAGTTCATATTAAGATGGTTTATCTATTTGTTGTTCCATTCATAATTCAAATGTTGCCATTCAATCATCGTGGTTTTTTGATGAGTATTTCTTATGGCTTACTGTTTCTGATATTGTTCTTCAATAGAGATCTAATGGGTTTTAAATTAATGGCAATTGGCTCTGTCATGAATGCTTTGGTAATACTTCTGAACAATGGAAAAATGCCTGCCTATGAACCTTTTGCAAAAATTCTTAACTTGAACCTGACGATAAAACATGTTTTTGTGCAAGTATTCAATATGAAACTTCTATTAGGTGATTGGATACCGATAATACTTCCTTGGGGAAGAAAGTTTTTGATAAGCCCCGGTGATATCTTTATCTATATAGGGGTGTTTGTGTTTTTCTTAACAATCACAGAGAAAAGATCACCCACAGTGAAATTATCACGAATAACTGATCAATGA
- the panC gene encoding pantoate--beta-alanine ligase: protein MQIIRTVSDMKNLAEKLRKEKTIGFVPTMGYLHQGHLSLVKRSKAENDITVVSIFVNPTQFGPNEDYTSYPRDLKRDLSMIEKEGVDFVFVPEVEEMYPKGYSTYVNEESLSKYLCGKSRPGHFRGVCTVVTKLFNIVKPHRAYFGQKDAQQFRIIRRMVRDLNMDVEVIECPIVREPDGLAMSSRNVYLSTQEREQAVALNKSLKMAESLYRSGEKSASRIIEKILDYLSSFDKLKVDYVEIVDEESLEPVSQINKKVIVALAVWVGKARLIDNIILGEN from the coding sequence GTGCAGATCATAAGAACTGTGTCTGATATGAAAAATCTCGCTGAAAAACTGAGAAAAGAAAAGACCATAGGTTTTGTGCCAACGATGGGTTATCTCCACCAAGGTCATCTTTCCCTGGTGAAGCGCTCGAAAGCGGAAAATGATATCACCGTGGTGAGTATATTTGTAAATCCTACACAATTTGGTCCCAATGAAGATTACACGAGTTATCCAAGGGATTTAAAAAGAGATCTTTCGATGATTGAAAAAGAGGGTGTCGATTTTGTTTTTGTGCCCGAGGTTGAGGAAATGTACCCAAAGGGCTATTCGACTTATGTCAATGAAGAGAGCCTTTCAAAATATCTGTGTGGCAAATCAAGACCAGGGCATTTCAGAGGGGTTTGTACGGTTGTGACCAAGTTGTTCAACATAGTAAAACCCCATCGCGCGTATTTTGGTCAGAAAGATGCACAGCAATTTCGCATAATAAGGAGAATGGTTAGAGATCTCAACATGGATGTCGAAGTTATCGAATGTCCTATTGTGCGTGAACCAGATGGTCTTGCAATGAGTTCAAGAAATGTTTACCTATCGACCCAAGAAAGAGAGCAAGCAGTTGCACTGAATAAATCCCTAAAAATGGCAGAAAGTCTGTACAGATCTGGTGAGAAAAGTGCTTCAAGGATCATTGAGAAGATCTTAGATTATCTTTCATCCTTTGACAAACTCAAAGTGGACTACGTTGAGATAGTCGATGAGGAATCCTTAGAACCTGTGTCACAGATCAATAAAAAAGTTATAGTTGCATTAGCCGTTTGGGTTGGAAAGGCACGATTGATAGATAACATAATTTTGGGAGAAAATTGA
- the kdd gene encoding L-erythro-3,5-diaminohexanoate dehydrogenase translates to MRGDPFGLHRVIEPKGKLPQPAWKVDNDTSKVYDNEILIDVIKLNIDAASFTQIKNEVGKDEKKIAEKIMQIVKERGKMHNPVTGSGGMLIGKIKKIGKDLKIDANEGDKIATLVSLSLTPLNLKKIAKVHIDKEQVDVEAEAILFETGVFAKLPDDMPESVALAILDVAGAPIQTARLVSPGDTVLIIGAGGKSGVLCCYVAKKYAGPTGTVIGLVHSERSIQELTELGVVDKIIVADAQDAVGTYEKFLKVNDGKLADVVINVVNVPDTEMTSVMCTRERGKVYFFSMATSFTKAALGAEGIGKDVDMIIGNGYATDHAEFALEIVRENEKLYNLFMKKYG, encoded by the coding sequence GTGCGCGGTGATCCTTTTGGACTTCACAGAGTCATAGAGCCTAAGGGTAAATTGCCCCAACCGGCTTGGAAGGTCGACAACGATACCTCAAAAGTATACGATAACGAAATCTTGATCGATGTAATTAAGTTGAATATCGATGCAGCATCATTTACACAAATTAAGAACGAAGTGGGTAAAGATGAGAAAAAAATAGCAGAAAAGATCATGCAAATAGTTAAAGAAAGGGGTAAGATGCACAATCCAGTCACTGGGTCTGGAGGAATGTTGATAGGAAAGATCAAAAAAATTGGAAAGGATCTAAAAATAGATGCAAATGAAGGTGATAAGATTGCAACGCTTGTTTCATTGAGTTTGACACCTTTGAATCTGAAAAAAATTGCAAAAGTTCACATTGATAAAGAACAGGTTGATGTCGAGGCTGAAGCCATATTGTTTGAAACGGGTGTGTTTGCAAAATTACCTGATGATATGCCTGAATCTGTTGCCCTTGCGATTTTAGATGTAGCTGGTGCACCTATACAAACGGCGAGATTGGTTTCACCAGGTGATACTGTGTTGATTATAGGAGCTGGCGGAAAATCTGGTGTGCTTTGTTGTTATGTTGCAAAGAAGTATGCTGGACCAACTGGTACGGTGATTGGCCTCGTACATTCAGAACGTTCTATACAGGAATTAACAGAACTCGGTGTCGTAGATAAGATAATCGTTGCTGATGCACAAGATGCCGTTGGTACTTATGAGAAATTTTTAAAAGTGAATGATGGAAAACTCGCCGATGTTGTGATAAATGTCGTGAATGTACCAGACACAGAGATGACTTCGGTTATGTGCACGAGAGAACGTGGTAAAGTGTATTTCTTTTCAATGGCAACGAGTTTCACAAAAGCAGCCCTTGGCGCAGAAGGAATAGGAAAAGATGTTGACATGATAATAGGAAATGGTTATGCGACAGATCATGCAGAATTCGCGTTAGAAATAGTTAGAGAGAATGAAAAACTCTATAATCTGTTCATGAAAAAATATGGATGA
- a CDS encoding ABC transporter substrate-binding protein: MKKFLLVVLLSVAILSFAKVKVTFWHAMGGGHGQTLQEIVNFFNQQHPDIEVEAIYIGNYSTLQQKLLAAAQAGGLPTISQAYSNWTAKLIYSGIVEPLNKYITDPKIGFTSAEWLDIWEPMRLNCTWDKTVYALPFNKSIYVLYVNTDALTLAGLKIPETMGELKKAAILMTEDFNGDGTIDQYGFGFRSTVDHFQVFLALNGGSVLKKDSDGKWKVTINSEESREVLQFMLDLKDKYALVQGGYLDGPFGEGKIAMFIETVASKPYVASGSAGKHGWSWAPLPVWKTQNALFAGTDVIMFSSAKDEEKKAAWEFMKFLISPDITAYWATKTGYLPVRKSATETQLWKKFVAEDPAAEVPLQQLPNGVFDPQLGVWAEIRTIVGNMVNDVLFGKKTIDEGLKWAEQEITRELQREGL, encoded by the coding sequence ATGAAGAAATTTCTTTTGGTTGTATTGCTTAGTGTAGCTATTTTGAGTTTTGCCAAAGTCAAGGTTACCTTCTGGCATGCTATGGGTGGTGGACATGGACAAACACTACAAGAGATAGTCAATTTCTTCAATCAGCAGCATCCTGATATCGAAGTTGAAGCAATCTACATTGGAAACTACAGCACACTTCAACAGAAACTGCTTGCAGCAGCTCAAGCTGGAGGACTTCCAACGATTTCGCAAGCCTATTCGAACTGGACAGCGAAGTTGATATACTCTGGCATTGTTGAACCCTTGAATAAATACATCACAGACCCAAAGATTGGTTTTACATCTGCTGAATGGCTCGATATATGGGAGCCGATGAGGCTCAACTGCACTTGGGACAAAACTGTGTATGCACTACCATTCAATAAGAGTATCTATGTTCTTTATGTGAACACAGATGCTTTGACCTTAGCGGGTTTAAAGATTCCTGAAACGATGGGCGAGCTGAAAAAAGCCGCAATTCTTATGACAGAGGATTTCAACGGAGACGGAACGATTGATCAATATGGTTTTGGTTTTCGCTCTACAGTTGATCATTTCCAAGTATTCCTTGCTTTGAATGGCGGGTCTGTTCTCAAAAAAGATTCAGATGGAAAATGGAAGGTTACAATCAATAGTGAAGAATCAAGAGAGGTTTTGCAATTCATGCTCGATCTGAAAGATAAGTACGCATTGGTGCAAGGAGGATATTTGGACGGTCCATTTGGCGAGGGTAAGATTGCAATGTTTATAGAAACCGTGGCGAGCAAACCATATGTGGCAAGTGGTTCGGCTGGTAAACATGGTTGGAGTTGGGCTCCACTCCCAGTTTGGAAAACGCAGAATGCACTTTTTGCAGGTACTGATGTGATTATGTTCAGCAGTGCCAAGGATGAGGAAAAGAAAGCAGCTTGGGAATTCATGAAATTTTTAATCTCTCCAGATATAACAGCCTATTGGGCAACGAAAACCGGTTATTTACCAGTCAGAAAGAGCGCAACTGAGACTCAACTGTGGAAAAAATTCGTAGCAGAAGATCCTGCTGCCGAAGTCCCACTTCAACAGTTACCAAATGGTGTTTTTGATCCACAACTTGGTGTCTGGGCAGAAATTAGAACGATTGTCGGGAACATGGTTAACGACGTTTTATTCGGCAAGAAGACAATAGACGAAGGACTTAAATGGGCAGAACAAGAAATCACAAGGGAACTTCAGAGAGAAGGCTTATGA
- the coaE gene encoding dephospho-CoA kinase (Dephospho-CoA kinase (CoaE) performs the final step in coenzyme A biosynthesis.), with product MKLIIGLTGKIGSGKSTVAQIFRELGAHIIDVDKIGHEVLQNQEVKNSLREIFGEVIFDGVNVDRKKLASIVFSDPKKLSILERITHPKMREKITEELNSLTGLIVIDAAILHRLKLEKLCDFVITVVAPMDKTVERLKQKGMNEDEIYRRLACQEDITDTEYVIVNDSDLSSLREKIKSFYNRVIKSKM from the coding sequence TTGAAGTTAATAATCGGTTTGACCGGTAAAATTGGATCTGGAAAAAGTACCGTTGCTCAGATCTTTAGGGAACTTGGTGCCCATATAATAGATGTCGATAAGATTGGGCATGAAGTATTGCAAAATCAAGAAGTCAAAAATTCATTGAGAGAGATTTTTGGTGAAGTGATTTTTGATGGTGTGAATGTCGATCGCAAGAAATTAGCTTCAATAGTTTTCTCAGATCCCAAGAAACTCTCCATTTTGGAGCGAATTACCCACCCAAAAATGAGGGAAAAGATCACTGAAGAGCTCAACTCGCTCACTGGCTTAATAGTAATAGATGCCGCTATTTTGCACAGACTCAAATTAGAAAAGTTGTGTGATTTTGTCATAACAGTTGTAGCACCTATGGACAAAACCGTTGAAAGGCTCAAACAAAAAGGCATGAACGAAGATGAAATTTACCGTAGATTGGCTTGCCAAGAAGATATAACAGATACAGAATATGTGATCGTCAATGACTCAGATCTTTCATCTTTGCGTGAGAAAATAAAAAGCTTTTACAATCGGGTGATAAAATCAAAGATGTAA
- a CDS encoding glucose-6-phosphate isomerase (catalyzes the formation of D-fructose 6-phosphate from D-glucose 6-phosphate) encodes MLRFDLSFMFEPNTKGGISEEEFASVRDQVTKSVERVVKSRPGFVNVIFDRSYMDSVEDIRQWVLSFNNLVVIGIGGSSLGAVALANALTPPDWNYLTKQERSGYLRIFFLENVDPDQAAAVLDEIDPRETLFDVISKSGSTAECLAHYQVIRGLLQIRGLNPAEHIIFTTDPRKGLLRQIAKNEKIQALDIPQDLGGRFSVLSPVGLLPAMACGVDIKALIDGAKDAYLKCADLNIEKNPAAMMAACHYLHKKKGRNISVMMPYSNRLFSLADWFRQLWAESLGKKYSLDGQIVNEGLTPIKALGVVDQHSQIQLYNEGPDDKTITFLEVERFDRDILIPTIHENDEISYLGGKKLADLLKSELTGTERALASNGRPSMRIIFPTINAYDIGQFFMYYEFATALMGDLLMINPYDQPGVELGKRITYSLMGRKGFEVLKFPEPVKKVVID; translated from the coding sequence GTGCTTCGATTCGATCTCAGTTTCATGTTTGAACCGAATACAAAGGGTGGTATAAGTGAAGAAGAATTCGCTTCTGTGAGAGATCAAGTTACAAAATCTGTTGAGAGAGTTGTAAAAAGCAGACCTGGATTTGTCAACGTCATTTTTGACAGGAGTTATATGGATTCAGTTGAAGATATAAGGCAATGGGTATTGTCTTTCAACAATTTAGTCGTTATAGGTATAGGTGGATCGAGCCTGGGGGCTGTAGCGCTTGCAAATGCTTTGACACCACCAGATTGGAATTATTTGACCAAGCAGGAGAGAAGTGGGTATCTGAGAATATTCTTCCTTGAAAATGTCGACCCCGATCAAGCAGCTGCAGTACTTGATGAGATCGATCCACGTGAAACTCTTTTTGATGTGATATCAAAGTCTGGTTCTACAGCGGAATGTCTTGCACATTATCAGGTAATTCGTGGGCTTTTGCAAATCAGAGGCTTGAACCCGGCTGAACATATAATATTCACGACAGATCCAAGAAAAGGGTTGTTGCGTCAAATAGCTAAAAATGAAAAAATACAGGCTTTGGATATCCCCCAAGATCTTGGAGGAAGGTTCAGCGTCCTTTCACCTGTGGGTCTTCTGCCGGCGATGGCGTGTGGTGTAGATATAAAGGCATTGATCGATGGTGCAAAAGATGCGTATCTCAAATGTGCAGATTTGAATATAGAAAAAAATCCAGCGGCTATGATGGCAGCGTGTCATTATTTGCATAAGAAAAAAGGTAGAAATATCAGTGTGATGATGCCTTATTCCAACAGACTCTTTTCGCTCGCCGATTGGTTTAGACAACTTTGGGCAGAGAGTCTGGGAAAGAAATATTCCTTAGATGGGCAAATAGTAAATGAGGGTTTGACACCCATAAAGGCGCTTGGTGTGGTCGATCAACATTCTCAGATTCAACTTTATAATGAGGGACCAGACGATAAAACTATAACATTCCTTGAAGTTGAAAGATTTGATAGAGATATACTCATTCCAACCATTCATGAAAATGATGAAATATCTTATCTCGGTGGAAAGAAACTCGCAGATCTTCTAAAGAGTGAGCTCACAGGAACAGAAAGGGCATTGGCTTCAAATGGAAGACCTAGTATGAGAATTATCTTTCCAACGATAAATGCATATGATATAGGTCAATTCTTCATGTATTATGAATTTGCAACTGCTTTGATGGGGGATCTCTTAATGATCAATCCTTACGATCAACCGGGTGTAGAACTTGGTAAGAGGATTACATATTCTCTAATGGGCAGAAAGGGTTTTGAAGTGCTGAAATTTCCCGAACCTGTTAAGAAGGTTGTGATAGATTGA
- a CDS encoding adenine phosphoribosyltransferase produces MDLRNFIRDIPDFPIEGIIFRDVTPLLKNPKAFHTAVDEMAKTILDWDFDLIVSPEARGFIFGAALAYKLQKGFVPIRKPGKLPYETTSIEYDLEYGTAQLQMHSDAIQSGQRVIVVDDVLATGGTASAIARLVQRSGGDVVGMCFLIELTYLEPRKKLTEYPVKTVISY; encoded by the coding sequence ATGGATCTGAGGAATTTCATAAGAGATATCCCAGATTTTCCCATTGAAGGTATCATTTTCAGGGATGTCACGCCTTTACTCAAAAACCCAAAGGCATTTCACACGGCAGTTGATGAGATGGCAAAAACTATTCTCGATTGGGACTTTGATCTGATAGTTTCTCCTGAAGCAAGAGGGTTTATCTTTGGTGCAGCGCTTGCATATAAACTTCAGAAAGGTTTTGTACCAATCAGAAAACCAGGAAAATTGCCTTATGAAACAACCTCTATAGAATATGATCTTGAATACGGTACAGCACAGCTTCAAATGCATTCAGATGCTATTCAAAGTGGACAGAGAGTCATTGTTGTGGATGATGTTTTGGCAACAGGTGGCACAGCCAGTGCGATTGCAAGACTTGTTCAGCGATCTGGTGGAGATGTTGTAGGTATGTGTTTTCTGATAGAATTGACATATCTTGAGCCAAGAAAAAAGCTCACCGAGTATCCAGTTAAGACAGTCATCTCCTATTGA
- the rpmB gene encoding 50S ribosomal protein L28: MAKRCEICGKEPVAGKNVSHSNRHTPRMFRPNLQKVRVVMDDGSIKTMKVCTKCLKAGKVKKVAAV, from the coding sequence ATGGCAAAGAGATGTGAAATATGTGGTAAAGAGCCCGTAGCTGGTAAGAATGTGAGTCATTCAAACAGACATACTCCAAGGATGTTCAGGCCCAATCTTCAAAAAGTTCGGGTTGTGATGGATGATGGAAGTATTAAAACGATGAAAGTTTGCACAAAGTGCTTAAAGGCAGGTAAGGTTAAAAAAGTAGCAGCAGTATAA
- a CDS encoding ribonuclease HII, translating into MRDELFEFDDFYKKTFKNIIGVDEAGRGCLAGPVVAAAVVLHDKLNVFDSKQLTPKKREELFEQIMKTSQVGIGLASVEEIDLYNILNATRLAMNRALKMLNEDGFVLIDGKSLKLSMQGTCIVKGDTKSASIAAASIVAKVVRDRIMNAYDKIYPGYGFSKHKGYATKCHIDSLKLLGPTVFHRLTFSPVLSLLNFERVKEFLLAYPDSRRFRIVLEKIVSSSVKT; encoded by the coding sequence ATGAGAGATGAACTTTTTGAATTCGATGATTTCTATAAAAAGACTTTTAAAAACATCATAGGTGTTGATGAGGCAGGAAGAGGTTGTCTTGCGGGTCCTGTTGTAGCTGCTGCAGTTGTGTTGCACGACAAGTTGAATGTCTTTGATTCCAAACAACTCACACCAAAAAAGAGAGAAGAACTTTTTGAACAAATAATGAAGACTTCGCAAGTTGGAATAGGACTTGCCTCAGTCGAAGAGATCGATTTGTACAATATTTTGAATGCCACAAGATTAGCAATGAACAGAGCACTGAAGATGCTCAACGAGGATGGTTTTGTGTTGATTGATGGAAAATCTTTGAAACTTTCCATGCAAGGTACTTGTATTGTTAAGGGTGACACAAAAAGTGCGTCTATAGCTGCCGCATCAATTGTTGCGAAGGTAGTACGTGACAGGATTATGAACGCTTACGACAAAATCTATCCAGGTTATGGATTTTCAAAACACAAAGGTTACGCAACGAAGTGTCATATCGATAGTTTAAAACTACTTGGACCAACAGTTTTTCATCGGCTCACTTTTTCACCTGTTTTGTCATTGCTAAACTTTGAACGCGTTAAAGAGTTTCTTTTGGCATATCCTGATTCTCGAAGATTTAGGATTGTACTTGAAAAGATTGTTTCATCGAGTGTGAAAACTTGA